A region of Chitinophaga horti DNA encodes the following proteins:
- the bshC gene encoding bacillithiol biosynthesis cysteine-adding enzyme BshC: protein MKQGVHHIPYSETGFFSQLVADFLAEHPSIRPFYQYSPVKPDFEAAIRAKSTQPLDRELLVKALTVQYSQLEQDEQVKANIQLLGQADTYSVCTAHQPNIFTGYLYFICKILQTIKLAGELTAQFPGKHFVPVYYMGSEDADLDELGSIYLGNEKLTWKTDQAGAVGRMKTDGLQPMIDGIMKHVGYGPHAAELKEMLDEAYLHHENIQEATLYLVNRLFGRYGLVVLVPDTPLFKQQIKHVLKEELWQQSSYKVVSATTEKILQHHKVQASPREINLFYLQEGSRERIVKEGEVWKVLHTNVEFNEQSLKREIDEHPERFSPNVILRGILQETILPNIAFIGGGGEIAYWVELKALFGHHNVPYPVLLLRNSFLWVDKFSAERLQKLNISITEFFQETELLINSFVLKHTNANLVLKKEYDDIEILFAQMETKAKSIDVTLVASVNAELKKAMKSLGKIEHKFLRAEKKKFAWQSEQIRQLKARLFPGNSLQERRENFLPYYAEHGPAFFDRLLEALTPVTDKFCVITEEA, encoded by the coding sequence ATGAAGCAGGGCGTTCATCATATACCTTATAGTGAGACGGGTTTTTTTAGTCAGTTGGTAGCCGATTTCCTGGCAGAACATCCCTCCATCAGGCCTTTTTATCAATATTCCCCGGTGAAGCCCGACTTCGAGGCGGCCATCCGGGCCAAAAGCACGCAGCCGCTCGACAGGGAACTGCTGGTAAAGGCGCTGACCGTACAATATAGCCAGCTGGAGCAGGACGAGCAGGTAAAAGCCAATATTCAATTGCTGGGTCAGGCAGATACGTATTCTGTTTGTACCGCACACCAGCCTAATATTTTCACAGGTTATCTTTATTTCATATGTAAGATCCTTCAGACCATCAAACTCGCGGGTGAGCTGACAGCGCAGTTCCCGGGCAAACACTTCGTACCTGTTTATTATATGGGCAGTGAGGATGCCGATCTGGACGAGTTGGGGAGCATCTACCTCGGTAACGAAAAACTTACCTGGAAAACCGACCAGGCAGGTGCCGTAGGCCGTATGAAGACGGACGGCCTGCAGCCGATGATCGACGGCATCATGAAACACGTCGGCTACGGCCCGCATGCCGCTGAGCTGAAGGAAATGCTCGACGAGGCCTACTTACATCACGAAAACATTCAGGAGGCTACTTTGTATCTCGTTAACCGCCTGTTCGGCCGTTACGGGCTGGTGGTGCTGGTGCCGGATACTCCGTTGTTCAAGCAGCAGATCAAACATGTGTTAAAGGAAGAACTCTGGCAGCAATCGTCTTACAAAGTAGTTTCCGCTACCACCGAGAAAATATTGCAGCATCATAAGGTACAGGCGTCGCCCCGGGAAATTAACCTGTTTTATCTCCAGGAAGGCTCCCGCGAACGTATTGTAAAAGAGGGAGAGGTTTGGAAGGTGTTACATACGAACGTGGAGTTCAATGAGCAATCCCTGAAACGTGAGATTGACGAGCATCCTGAGCGCTTTAGCCCCAACGTTATTCTCCGCGGTATTCTGCAGGAAACGATCCTGCCAAACATCGCTTTCATCGGCGGTGGCGGCGAAATCGCTTATTGGGTGGAGCTGAAAGCGCTGTTCGGGCATCATAACGTGCCGTACCCGGTATTGCTGCTGCGTAATTCCTTTTTATGGGTAGATAAGTTTTCTGCCGAACGTTTGCAGAAGCTGAACATCTCCATCACCGAGTTTTTCCAGGAAACAGAGTTGCTGATCAACAGTTTCGTGCTGAAGCATACCAACGCTAACCTGGTACTCAAAAAGGAATATGACGATATCGAGATCCTGTTCGCCCAGATGGAAACCAAGGCGAAGAGCATCGACGTTACGCTGGTCGCCTCCGTGAATGCGGAGCTGAAAAAAGCCATGAAATCGCTGGGTAAGATCGAACATAAGTTCCTGCGGGCAGAAAAGAAGAAGTTCGCCTGGCAGTCGGAGCAGATCCGTCAGCTGAAGGCGCGCCTGTTCCCCGGCAACTCGTTGCAGGAGCGGCGCGAGAACTTCCTGCCTTACTACGCCGAACATGGACCGGCATTCTTCGACCGGCTGCTGGAGGCGTTAACGCCTGTTACGGACAAATTCTGTGTAATTACGGAGGAGGCTTAG
- a CDS encoding glycosyltransferase family 4 protein, producing the protein MKIAILAPVAWRTPPQHYGPWEQVASNVAEGLVAKGFDVSLFATGDSQTAGTLYSICPRGYEEDRNQDAKVLECLHISHFMEHARQFDILHNHFDFLPLTYTPFVKTPMVTTIHGFSSEKILPVYQRFNGNNHYVSISESDRHPSLHYAATVYNGLDVNTFTFVEKPDDDYLLYFGRIHPHKGTADAVRIAVKSGKRIIIAGIVQDAGYFREQVEPLIDNEQVQYVGAAGPDMRNKLLGNALALLHPIHFEEPFGLSVAESMLCGTPVIAYNRGSMPELIAHERTGFLVSSEDEAVAAVAQLGSIQRPHCREHAAAKFSREKMVEDYIAVYQQILS; encoded by the coding sequence ATGAAAATAGCCATCCTCGCGCCAGTGGCCTGGCGCACCCCTCCGCAACATTATGGTCCCTGGGAACAGGTAGCCTCCAATGTTGCGGAAGGGCTGGTGGCAAAAGGCTTTGACGTAAGCCTGTTTGCTACCGGCGACTCCCAGACAGCTGGCACCTTATATTCCATTTGCCCCCGCGGTTATGAAGAAGACCGCAACCAGGACGCTAAAGTGCTGGAGTGCCTCCACATCAGCCACTTTATGGAACATGCGCGGCAGTTCGACATCCTGCACAATCACTTCGACTTCCTGCCCCTCACCTACACCCCTTTTGTGAAAACACCGATGGTGACTACCATTCACGGGTTTTCGTCCGAAAAGATATTACCGGTGTACCAGCGGTTTAACGGCAACAACCACTACGTTTCCATCAGTGAAAGCGACCGGCATCCTTCGCTGCATTACGCGGCCACGGTGTATAATGGTCTGGATGTAAACACCTTCACCTTCGTGGAAAAGCCGGATGACGATTACCTGCTGTATTTCGGCCGCATCCATCCGCACAAAGGCACGGCAGATGCGGTGCGCATTGCGGTTAAAAGCGGCAAACGTATCATCATTGCAGGCATTGTTCAGGACGCGGGTTACTTCCGCGAACAGGTGGAACCCTTAATAGACAATGAACAGGTGCAGTATGTAGGCGCTGCCGGACCGGACATGCGTAACAAGTTACTGGGCAACGCCCTCGCACTGTTGCATCCCATCCATTTTGAGGAACCTTTCGGCCTGAGCGTAGCCGAGTCGATGTTATGCGGTACGCCCGTTATCGCCTACAACCGCGGATCTATGCCCGAGTTAATAGCGCATGAGCGTACAGGCTTTCTCGTTAGTTCGGAGGACGAAGCCGTAGCGGCGGTGGCACAACTGGGCAGCATTCAGCGACCGCACTGCCGGGAGCATGCAGCCGCTAAGTTCAGCCGGGAGAAAATGGTAGAGGACTACATTGCCGTGTACCAGCAAATCTTATCCTAA
- a CDS encoding glucose-1-phosphate adenylyltransferase, which produces MSNQVISVILGGGAGTRLYPLTRKRSKPAVPVGGKYRLVDIPISNCLNADLHRIFVLTQFNSASLNKHIKNTYFFSNFSKAFVDILAAEQTPDNPTWYQGTADAVRQSLHHLENFEFDYVLILSGDQLYQMDFCEMIDHHIAQGADISIATIPVNAKDATDFGILKTDDRGFIHSFTEKPKTGLENWTSPVSDEMDALGRRYLASMGIYIFNRKLLFDMLLETQAGAADFGKEILPYAIQHHKVLSFQYTGYWTDIGNISSFWEANLGLTDEIPQFNLFDEAQTIYSRARMLPPAKVSVASMERAVISDGCIVQAKKLERVVLGIRTRVGIGSEVTNTYIMGNDFFQTLEEIAKWKEIGRPLMGIGENCVINNAIIDKNACIGNNVHINGGPHLTDGEFEKYTVKDGIVVVKKGAVLPDGFTI; this is translated from the coding sequence ATGTCGAACCAGGTTATTTCAGTAATTCTCGGCGGTGGTGCCGGAACACGTTTGTATCCCCTCACTCGCAAACGCTCTAAACCGGCTGTTCCGGTAGGGGGCAAGTATCGTTTGGTGGACATCCCGATTTCCAACTGCCTGAATGCCGACCTACACCGTATTTTCGTGTTGACGCAGTTCAACTCTGCCTCACTGAATAAACACATCAAGAACACTTACTTCTTTTCGAACTTCTCCAAAGCGTTTGTAGACATCCTGGCGGCAGAACAAACGCCGGATAACCCTACCTGGTATCAGGGCACGGCCGATGCGGTGCGCCAGAGCCTGCACCACCTGGAGAACTTCGAGTTCGATTATGTACTGATCCTTTCCGGTGACCAGCTGTACCAGATGGACTTCTGCGAAATGATCGACCATCATATTGCACAAGGTGCGGACATCTCTATCGCTACCATCCCGGTAAATGCGAAAGATGCTACGGACTTTGGCATCCTTAAAACGGACGACCGCGGTTTTATCCACTCTTTTACGGAGAAGCCTAAAACAGGCCTGGAAAACTGGACGTCACCCGTGAGTGATGAGATGGATGCGCTGGGCCGTCGTTACCTGGCTTCTATGGGTATCTACATCTTTAACCGCAAACTGCTGTTCGACATGCTGCTGGAAACGCAGGCAGGTGCGGCGGACTTTGGTAAAGAGATACTGCCTTATGCTATTCAGCATCATAAAGTGTTAAGCTTCCAGTACACCGGTTACTGGACAGATATCGGTAATATTTCTTCCTTCTGGGAAGCCAACCTGGGACTGACCGACGAGATTCCGCAGTTCAACCTGTTTGATGAAGCGCAGACCATCTACTCCCGCGCACGTATGCTGCCACCTGCGAAGGTGTCGGTTGCCAGCATGGAGCGGGCAGTTATCTCCGACGGTTGTATCGTACAGGCGAAAAAGCTGGAGCGTGTGGTGCTGGGCATCCGTACCCGCGTTGGAATTGGCAGCGAGGTAACCAATACTTACATCATGGGGAACGACTTCTTTCAGACGCTGGAAGAGATAGCCAAATGGAAAGAGATTGGCCGACCGCTGATGGGGATTGGTGAAAACTGTGTGATCAATAACGCGATCATCGATAAGAATGCCTGCATCGGCAACAACGTGCACATCAACGGAGGGCCGCACCTGACGGACGGTGAATTTGAGAAATATACGGTAAAAGATGGCATTGTAGTTGTGAAGAAAGGAGCAGTGCTGCCCGATGGGTTTACCATCTAG
- a CDS encoding FUSC family protein, whose amino-acid sequence MQTERWLKEVKAFLYSYHFSNGLRVSLSVVVPSVIFALQGRLDVGIAISMGALCTALADVPGTIIHKRNGLLISTTLIFITALVTGLVASNVWLTAGWVAICSFFFAMLLVYGNRGGNIGIGCLLVMVSTIGEQYPMAKALEASLLVLSGCIWYSLLALLLWQIRPYLTIQQTLGDCIQETADYLRLRANFYKDDIDITENYKAVLAQQVLVSERQEAVRELLLKMRSAQQGTTSISKSMVLIFLHMVDMQEEIMASQIDYTSLQQNFKGTPLLSQLHSTILQVTEELESIGMSVASGQRSLPKMNLKLEIEKVKREIEALRDSMPTLRERSIKLLPLSNVVDNLQHIAQRIYNLHRLTRLERVKDEEIDPQLELSKFTTRQRYDFETFRNNLSFNSHLFRHGVRTSLAIVTGYLLGHALDISRTYWILLTIVVIMKPGFSMTKSRSYQRMIGTIIGALFAVGVLFLTQNHTAIFVIMLICIIGSYSFMTYNYTVSVIFTTPFIVFLLHFLYPADFQNISLRVLDTLIGGALAFTYNYIFWPSWEYRFLPDYMFKMLHANRQYFVQVMKLYTGQAFSLTDYKLARKDVHVSTANLMAAFQRMLSEPKNKQKNGSEVYHFVVLSHSFSSHIAQLAHYGLQHQIRYPRVEYGAIADYIVTIIDQVEHFMNTGGHLEDMPKLGAFQELEAHLDTVIATRQEEINQGQGNTPAREELLEIKHVRDQLHAIYSVLKDMKKAAVHAKALHEPVKLAGIGK is encoded by the coding sequence TTGCAGACAGAACGTTGGCTCAAGGAAGTAAAGGCATTTCTCTATAGTTACCATTTCAGCAACGGGTTGCGCGTATCCCTGAGCGTTGTTGTTCCGTCGGTGATATTTGCGCTGCAGGGCCGCCTGGACGTGGGCATTGCCATTTCTATGGGCGCGCTTTGTACCGCCCTGGCCGATGTACCAGGCACGATCATACACAAGCGGAACGGGCTGCTCATCAGCACTACACTCATTTTTATTACGGCCCTTGTAACCGGACTGGTAGCCTCCAATGTGTGGCTAACGGCAGGATGGGTGGCTATTTGCAGCTTCTTCTTCGCAATGTTACTGGTGTATGGCAACCGGGGCGGCAATATCGGGATCGGGTGTTTGCTGGTGATGGTGTCCACGATTGGCGAGCAATACCCCATGGCGAAAGCCCTGGAGGCCTCGTTGCTGGTACTGTCGGGCTGTATATGGTACTCCCTGCTCGCACTGCTGCTCTGGCAAATTCGCCCTTACCTCACGATACAGCAAACGCTGGGCGACTGCATCCAGGAAACGGCCGACTACCTGCGCCTGCGGGCGAACTTTTATAAGGACGACATTGACATCACCGAGAACTATAAAGCTGTACTTGCCCAACAAGTACTGGTAAGCGAGCGGCAGGAAGCGGTGCGCGAGCTGCTGCTGAAGATGCGTTCCGCCCAACAGGGTACAACGAGTATAAGCAAAAGTATGGTGCTCATTTTCCTGCATATGGTGGATATGCAGGAGGAGATCATGGCCTCACAGATTGACTACACCTCCCTTCAGCAAAACTTTAAAGGCACGCCCCTGCTTAGCCAGTTGCACAGCACGATACTACAGGTAACGGAGGAACTGGAGTCTATAGGGATGTCCGTCGCCTCAGGACAACGCTCCCTGCCGAAAATGAACCTGAAGCTGGAGATCGAAAAGGTAAAACGGGAGATAGAAGCCCTGCGCGACAGCATGCCTACGCTGCGCGAACGAAGCATCAAGCTGCTGCCGCTCAGCAACGTAGTGGACAACCTGCAGCACATCGCGCAACGTATTTACAACCTGCACCGTCTTACAAGGCTGGAGCGGGTGAAAGACGAAGAAATAGATCCGCAGCTTGAACTGTCGAAGTTTACGACCCGCCAGCGTTATGACTTCGAAACCTTCCGTAACAACTTATCCTTTAACTCGCACCTCTTCCGGCACGGCGTACGTACCAGTCTGGCCATTGTGACCGGTTACCTGCTGGGCCACGCCCTGGACATCAGCCGCACCTACTGGATCCTGCTGACGATCGTGGTGATCATGAAGCCGGGCTTCAGCATGACCAAATCGCGCAGTTACCAGCGTATGATCGGCACGATCATCGGGGCACTGTTCGCGGTGGGCGTGCTGTTTCTCACCCAAAACCATACGGCTATATTCGTGATCATGCTGATCTGTATTATCGGCTCGTATAGTTTTATGACGTACAATTATACGGTGAGCGTGATCTTTACGACACCGTTTATCGTTTTCCTGCTGCACTTCCTCTACCCTGCCGACTTCCAGAATATCAGTCTGCGGGTATTAGATACCCTCATCGGCGGCGCGCTGGCGTTTACGTACAACTACATCTTCTGGCCCAGCTGGGAATACCGCTTTTTGCCCGATTACATGTTTAAGATGCTGCACGCCAACCGCCAGTATTTTGTCCAAGTGATGAAGTTGTATACCGGGCAGGCATTCTCCCTCACAGATTACAAACTGGCGCGTAAAGACGTGCATGTGAGTACCGCCAACCTCATGGCGGCCTTCCAGCGGATGTTGTCCGAGCCGAAGAATAAGCAGAAGAACGGGTCAGAAGTATATCATTTCGTGGTGTTGAGCCACTCTTTTTCCTCCCACATCGCGCAGCTGGCGCACTACGGCCTGCAGCACCAGATACGTTACCCACGCGTGGAGTACGGCGCTATTGCCGACTACATAGTAACGATCATCGACCAGGTAGAACATTTCATGAACACGGGCGGCCACCTGGAAGACATGCCGAAACTCGGCGCGTTCCAGGAGCTGGAAGCACATCTTGACACGGTAATAGCCACCCGCCAGGAGGAAATTAACCAGGGACAGGGCAATACGCCCGCCCGGGAAGAGCTGTTGGAGATCAAACACGTGCGTGATCAGCTACATGCGATCTATTCTGTGCTAAAAGATATGAAGAAAGCGGCGGTGCATGCGAAGGCCTTGCATGAACCGGTGAAGCTGGCTGGTATCGGAAAATAG
- a CDS encoding glycoside hydrolase family 130 protein: MRLSIERQSTRIYPDMKRVVARFFYNGEPRAKAIIQKVLEMNDQQVDVIITPILREFSKRHRNITRIFERHCDKLKNVFTSMKIDMSSLSYKRRLLIGSYFTNEYSIESAAFFNPSIVEDVDQSGLEEGEKRVIISFRAVGEGHVSSIVFRRGLIDKFNNVSFVPAGSYVDEPDIVRNSIYQKETFFQNAVSIKLPDPIMREVQDKLPENFEYVALKQVIREMQQRYQVDHVLKKSLERLLWLADSYYEINFSLDTDISDRVIFPYSDAESRGIEDARFVRYTNEKGEVRFYATYTAFDGVTIQPKLLVTKDFYHFNIMPLYGEGAQNKNLALFPRKINGKYAMLSRIDGINNYIMYSDRINIWENPQILQTPRYPWELVQMGNCGSPIETEEGWLLISHGVGPMRTYCIGVSLLDINDPQKEIGRLREPLVIPNKDEREGYVPNVLYSCGSMINNDTLIIPYGLSDYASGFANVSLKKLLNKIKEDGLG, encoded by the coding sequence ATGAGACTCTCCATTGAGCGCCAGAGTACCAGGATATACCCGGACATGAAGCGTGTAGTTGCACGCTTCTTTTATAACGGTGAACCAAGGGCAAAGGCGATCATTCAAAAGGTGCTGGAGATGAATGATCAGCAGGTAGATGTGATCATCACCCCGATACTCCGTGAATTTTCGAAGCGCCATCGCAACATTACGCGAATCTTCGAGCGCCATTGCGACAAACTTAAGAACGTTTTTACATCCATGAAGATCGATATGAGCAGCCTTTCGTACAAGCGAAGGCTGCTCATCGGATCTTACTTCACCAACGAATACTCCATTGAATCGGCTGCCTTCTTTAATCCTTCCATCGTGGAAGATGTGGACCAGAGTGGGTTAGAGGAAGGTGAAAAGCGGGTGATCATCAGCTTCAGGGCGGTAGGTGAAGGCCACGTATCCTCCATCGTGTTCCGCCGCGGGTTGATAGATAAGTTTAACAACGTTTCGTTTGTGCCTGCCGGTAGTTATGTAGATGAACCGGATATTGTCCGCAATTCTATTTACCAGAAAGAAACTTTCTTCCAGAACGCAGTATCCATCAAACTGCCCGACCCTATCATGCGTGAGGTGCAGGACAAGCTGCCCGAAAACTTCGAGTACGTCGCCCTCAAACAGGTGATCCGCGAAATGCAGCAGCGTTACCAGGTCGACCATGTGCTGAAGAAAAGCCTTGAGCGCCTGTTGTGGCTCGCCGACTCTTACTACGAGATCAACTTTTCGCTGGATACGGATATCTCCGACCGTGTGATTTTCCCTTATTCTGATGCGGAAAGCCGTGGTATTGAGGATGCCCGTTTCGTACGCTACACCAACGAAAAAGGAGAGGTGCGCTTCTACGCCACTTACACTGCCTTCGACGGGGTAACGATCCAGCCGAAACTGCTCGTCACCAAAGACTTCTATCACTTCAACATTATGCCGCTCTACGGCGAAGGCGCACAGAATAAAAACCTGGCACTGTTCCCCCGCAAGATCAACGGCAAATACGCGATGCTCTCCCGCATCGACGGTATCAACAACTACATTATGTACTCCGACCGGATCAACATCTGGGAAAATCCGCAGATCCTGCAAACACCGCGCTACCCCTGGGAGCTGGTGCAGATGGGCAACTGTGGCTCACCGATAGAGACAGAGGAAGGATGGTTGCTGATCTCCCACGGCGTTGGACCTATGCGTACTTATTGCATCGGCGTCAGCCTGCTGGACATTAACGATCCGCAAAAGGAAATCGGCCGCCTGCGCGAACCGCTGGTGATCCCAAATAAGGACGAGCGTGAAGGATATGTTCCCAACGTGCTGTACTCCTGCGGTTCCATGATCAACAACGATACACTGATCATCCCATACGGCCTGTCTGACTACGCTTCGGGCTTCGCCAACGTTTCCTTAAAGAAGTTATTGAATAAGATTAAAGAGGATGGTTTAGGATAA
- a CDS encoding glycosyltransferase family 4 protein → MKIAYIASYPPRECGIATFTNHLVQSMVACGSKEEKPEVAVIAINDSDQKYDYPSEVEHVIRQQHLEDYHEAARFINQSGADICIVQHEFGIFGGDNGVYLLPLLHALEIPFFVTFHTVLKEPSFIQKSIVREIAQRASRIVVMSQLAIDFLVNIYGVSSEKVQLIEHGVPDFSELTNPQQYLVSNTLKRKLIFTFGLLSRNKGIETVIQALPAVIEKHPDVLYIVAGATHPAVLRHAGDEYRDSLQKMVEDLQLENHVLFLNRFLSEKELFAYLTCCDIYVTPYLSEAQITSGTLTYALGAGSAVISTPYWYAKELLANDRGLLFDFKNSQQLAKCVNDLLDTPGKLRELKQNSATYGKKLQWSQMGARYRQLARKILATPRPTVVNTKPIPDITNISPLNLSHIRRLTDDTGIVQHAKYGIPNLKEGYCLDDNSRALMMMLMAQHYRRNKESLELITTYLSFIQYMQREDGNFRNFLSFSRQYLDEVGSEDSFGRTVWALGYLVRFAPNNSYREFAQELFHRSTQHFATMEHLRGRANAAIGVSHYLAYHPTDEGMFKLLDILIQPLLDSYDRNHTDDWRWFEYNMSYDNGILPLALLHAYEVTGDERTYRIAMESIEFLEQITMCDGYLTPVGNDGWHQPGKCSPKYDQQAIETMAMVLLYQQAYAVSNERDHLEKMYTAYRWFLGENSLRVPLYDSETHGCCDGLQQGSINRNQGAESTLAYLISHLSVLKEAEALRQEKPVQTTLITASVLSSKIS, encoded by the coding sequence ATGAAGATAGCGTACATTGCCTCTTATCCTCCCAGAGAATGCGGGATCGCCACGTTTACCAATCACCTGGTGCAATCCATGGTGGCTTGCGGAAGTAAAGAAGAGAAACCGGAAGTGGCCGTTATAGCCATCAACGACAGCGATCAGAAATATGATTACCCGTCGGAGGTGGAGCATGTAATACGGCAGCAACACCTGGAGGATTATCATGAAGCGGCGCGCTTTATTAACCAGAGCGGGGCCGACATCTGCATCGTGCAGCATGAATTTGGCATTTTCGGGGGCGACAATGGCGTTTACCTGCTGCCGTTGCTGCATGCGCTGGAGATTCCTTTCTTCGTAACCTTCCATACGGTATTAAAAGAACCATCATTTATCCAGAAGTCAATCGTACGTGAAATTGCCCAGCGCGCTTCGCGCATCGTGGTGATGAGCCAGTTGGCCATCGACTTCCTGGTGAATATATATGGTGTATCTTCTGAAAAAGTGCAGCTGATCGAACATGGCGTGCCCGACTTTTCGGAACTCACCAATCCGCAACAATACCTGGTATCAAACACTTTAAAGCGTAAGCTGATATTTACTTTCGGTCTGCTGAGCCGCAACAAGGGCATAGAAACGGTGATACAGGCACTGCCGGCAGTGATTGAAAAACATCCGGACGTATTATATATAGTAGCAGGTGCAACGCACCCGGCCGTACTGCGCCATGCAGGCGACGAGTACCGCGACAGCCTGCAGAAGATGGTGGAAGATCTGCAACTCGAGAACCATGTGCTGTTCCTCAACCGCTTCCTGTCAGAGAAAGAACTGTTCGCCTATCTTACCTGCTGCGATATTTACGTAACACCGTACCTCAGCGAAGCACAGATTACCAGCGGTACGCTCACCTACGCGCTAGGCGCAGGATCGGCAGTGATCTCTACACCTTACTGGTATGCGAAAGAACTGCTGGCCAACGATCGCGGACTGCTGTTCGACTTTAAGAACAGTCAGCAGCTGGCCAAGTGCGTAAACGATTTGCTGGATACGCCTGGCAAATTGCGGGAGCTGAAGCAAAACTCGGCTACCTACGGTAAAAAGCTGCAATGGTCACAGATGGGTGCCCGTTACCGCCAGCTGGCCCGTAAAATACTGGCTACACCACGCCCAACCGTGGTAAACACCAAGCCGATACCAGATATCACGAATATATCTCCGCTAAACCTGTCGCATATACGCAGGCTTACAGACGACACCGGAATTGTTCAACATGCCAAATATGGCATTCCCAACCTGAAGGAAGGTTATTGCCTGGACGATAACTCCCGCGCGCTGATGATGATGCTGATGGCACAACACTACCGCCGGAATAAAGAATCGCTGGAACTGATTACCACCTACCTGAGCTTCATCCAATACATGCAGCGGGAGGACGGTAACTTCCGCAACTTCCTGAGCTTTAGCCGCCAGTACCTCGATGAAGTAGGTTCTGAAGATAGCTTCGGTCGCACGGTGTGGGCTTTGGGTTACCTGGTGCGATTCGCGCCTAACAACTCTTACCGCGAGTTTGCACAGGAACTGTTCCACCGCTCTACCCAACACTTCGCCACCATGGAACACCTGCGTGGTCGGGCCAATGCGGCCATCGGTGTAAGTCACTACCTGGCCTATCACCCTACTGACGAAGGCATGTTTAAACTGTTGGATATTTTGATCCAGCCTTTGCTGGATAGCTACGACCGCAACCACACCGACGACTGGCGCTGGTTTGAATACAATATGAGCTACGATAACGGCATTCTGCCACTGGCGCTGCTGCATGCATATGAAGTAACCGGCGATGAAAGAACGTACCGCATAGCCATGGAAAGCATCGAATTCCTGGAGCAGATCACCATGTGCGACGGCTATCTTACGCCGGTAGGCAACGATGGCTGGCACCAACCCGGCAAATGCAGTCCGAAATACGACCAGCAGGCGATCGAGACCATGGCGATGGTATTGCTTTACCAGCAAGCCTACGCGGTGAGCAACGAGCGCGATCACCTGGAAAAAATGTATACCGCTTATCGTTGGTTCCTGGGAGAGAATTCCCTGCGCGTACCGCTGTATGACAGCGAAACGCATGGTTGCTGCGATGGCCTGCAACAAGGCAGCATCAACCGGAACCAGGGAGCAGAAAGCACATTAGCGTACCTCATTTCCCACCTTTCCGTATTAAAAGAAGCAGAAGCACTGCGCCAGGAAAAACCGGTGCAAACTACGCTCATTACCGCCAGTGTGTTGAGCAGCAAGATCAGTTAA